The proteins below are encoded in one region of Pectinophora gossypiella chromosome 26, ilPecGoss1.1, whole genome shotgun sequence:
- the LOC126378554 gene encoding uncharacterized protein LOC126378554 has translation MSDKENKRKCFKCGSSPAEDGIKLFRALKPGTNDLVRCEQWAQYMYPGRNVSSVEFLKKLYNEHRMLCSKRGFYGSDSKIFIKDCSPQRHRATGAGSTGTIKKHK, from the exons ATGTCGGATAAGGAGAACAAACggaaatgttttaaatgcggcTCTTCACCCGCTGAAGACGGCATTAAATTGTTCCGAGCTCTTAAGCCTGGCACCAATGACCTAGTTCG tTGTGAGCAATGGGCACAGTACATGTACCCTGGAAGAAATGTTAGCTCTGTAGAATTTCTGAAAAAACTCTACAATGAGCACAGGATGCTTTGTTCAAAAAGAGGATTTTACGGATCTGActcgaaaatatttattaaggaCTGCAGTCCCCAGAGAC ATCGAGCAACAGGAGCTGGGTCAACCGGGACCATCAAGAAGCACAAATGA